From Pseudanabaena sp. PCC 6802, one genomic window encodes:
- a CDS encoding Uma2 family endonuclease codes for MSGEVEDVANEINLPPTNLYSDEPPLETDFHREQIELLIRLLKHWWRDRPDFYISGNLTVYYDEQQIKKRKFRGPDIFVVLGTEKKSRRSWAVWEEGGRYPNVVIELLSSKTAKVDRGDKKLLYQDVWRVPNYFWFHPETMEFQGFHLVNGQYQEIAPTEAGWLWSEQLGLYLGIHERQLRWFSAERELIPLPEEQERLAKEQAQQQAEQERLAKEQERLAKERLEDYLRSQGIDPDRLPDF; via the coding sequence ATGAGCGGGGAAGTAGAGGATGTTGCCAACGAAATTAATCTGCCTCCAACTAACTTATATAGTGATGAGCCACCCTTGGAAACTGATTTTCACCGCGAACAGATCGAGCTGTTAATTCGGCTACTGAAACATTGGTGGCGCGATCGCCCAGATTTTTATATTTCGGGTAATCTGACTGTCTATTACGACGAACAGCAGATTAAAAAACGGAAGTTTCGCGGTCCCGATATTTTCGTAGTGCTGGGCACGGAAAAAAAGAGCCGCCGCAGTTGGGCAGTTTGGGAAGAAGGAGGCAGATATCCCAATGTGGTCATCGAGCTGCTTTCTAGCAAAACTGCAAAGGTCGATCGCGGTGATAAGAAGCTACTATATCAAGATGTATGGCGAGTGCCGAACTACTTCTGGTTCCATCCAGAGACAATGGAATTTCAGGGATTTCACCTCGTCAACGGTCAGTACCAGGAGATCGCGCCCACAGAGGCAGGATGGCTATGGAGCGAGCAGTTAGGGCTATACCTGGGCATTCACGAGCGACAGTTGCGGTGGTTTAGCGCTGAAAGAGAACTTATTCCACTACCCGAGGAGCAAGAACGACTGGCGAAAGAGCAAGCACAACAGCAAGCCGAGCAAGAACGCTTGGCAAAAGAACAAGAGCGGTTGGCCAAGGAGCGCCTAGAGGACTACTTGCGATCGCAAGGCATCGATCCAGATCGACTCCCTGACTTTTAG
- a CDS encoding protein kinase domain-containing protein produces MLGTTIGGRYKIIRTLGGGGFGETFVAEDLQLPDRMQCAVKRLKPQTNDPFVLQTARRLFETEAIVLHRLGKHPQIPQLLAHFEENQEFYLVQELIEGHSLDAELNQPMPEPQVIALLMDILSVLEFVHQQNAIHRDLKPANLIRRNSDGKLVLIDFGAVKQIPNQLTSTVNPTNVTVAIGTPGYMPSEQSSGKPRPCSDIYALGIIAIQALTGKLPAQLPEDPATGEIVWHGLAPVSSALAAIIDLMVRYDFRTRYQTSTEVIAALKHLNQPIASTAVSTPPHLLTYPHPNSGRTDGFGQATEVTPTVAVGSDRASNNIANFAQNRAQAQFPWKVGLGVASVLAIAIAIPTILLNRPTTQFNQSNLPASTPNSQPPIPNSPTPTPTPQSSQTPTPISTDPQPTSPPIPNPQSPSLPNYETISSQPLSAADLDGLSEIELDVIRNEVFARHGRRFKDAELQAYFNNQVWYRPIYDPDRFPDYLLGEIEKQNVQFIADYQKNLAQHQAQNPCYTASVRANRDPISVLNVRSGAGTQFAIAGKLEYGTILQVVGERDGWLQISSPIQGWVAKSRTGCPG; encoded by the coding sequence ATGTTAGGCACAACAATTGGCGGTCGCTATAAGATTATTCGCACGCTTGGTGGTGGCGGGTTTGGAGAAACATTTGTCGCTGAAGACCTGCAATTGCCCGATCGCATGCAATGCGCGGTTAAGCGCCTGAAACCCCAAACTAACGATCCATTCGTCTTGCAAACCGCTCGCCGCCTGTTTGAAACTGAGGCGATCGTCCTGCATAGACTTGGCAAACATCCCCAGATCCCCCAATTACTTGCCCATTTTGAAGAAAACCAGGAATTTTACCTCGTCCAGGAGTTAATTGAGGGACATAGCCTCGATGCCGAGCTAAACCAGCCCATGCCCGAGCCGCAGGTAATTGCGCTGCTAATGGATATATTGTCAGTTCTGGAGTTCGTGCATCAGCAAAACGCGATCCATCGCGACCTCAAACCCGCCAACCTCATCCGCCGTAACTCAGATGGCAAGCTCGTCCTGATCGACTTTGGCGCAGTTAAGCAAATTCCCAATCAACTAACTAGCACGGTCAACCCAACTAACGTCACAGTCGCGATCGGGACACCAGGCTACATGCCCAGCGAGCAGTCTAGTGGCAAACCCCGCCCATGCAGTGACATCTATGCATTGGGGATAATCGCCATTCAAGCACTTACAGGCAAACTGCCTGCGCAGTTACCCGAAGATCCTGCTACCGGAGAAATTGTCTGGCACGGATTAGCCCCAGTCAGTTCAGCCCTGGCAGCGATTATCGATCTCATGGTGCGCTATGACTTCCGAACTCGTTATCAGACATCAACAGAGGTAATAGCAGCACTGAAGCATCTGAACCAACCAATTGCTTCCACAGCAGTATCAACACCTCCTCATCTTTTGACCTATCCCCATCCCAATTCGGGTCGCACCGATGGCTTTGGACAAGCGACAGAAGTCACCCCAACCGTTGCCGTCGGATCGGATCGAGCATCAAACAATATCGCAAATTTTGCCCAAAATCGCGCTCAAGCACAATTTCCCTGGAAAGTGGGGTTAGGAGTAGCAAGTGTTTTAGCGATCGCGATCGCCATCCCAACCATTCTCCTTAACCGCCCTACAACTCAATTCAATCAATCCAATCTTCCCGCCTCAACCCCCAACTCCCAACCCCCAATCCCTAATAGCCCTACTCCAACCCCTACACCCCAATCCTCTCAAACCCCAACTCCCATCTCTACCGATCCCCAACCCACATCTCCACCAATCCCCAATCCCCAATCCCCATCTCTACCAAACTACGAAACCATCTCCAGCCAGCCACTTAGCGCTGCCGATCTAGACGGACTCAGCGAGATCGAGTTGGACGTAATCCGCAACGAAGTTTTTGCTCGCCACGGTCGCCGTTTTAAAGATGCCGAACTACAAGCTTATTTCAATAACCAGGTCTGGTATCGTCCCATCTACGACCCAGATCGATTCCCCGATTATCTGCTCGGTGAAATTGAAAAACAGAATGTTCAGTTTATAGCTGACTATCAAAAGAATCTAGCACAGCACCAGGCGCAAAATCCCTGCTATACGGCTTCAGTTCGCGCAAACCGCGACCCGATCTCCGTTCTGAACGTGCGAAGTGGAGCGGGAACTCAATTTGCGATCGCTGGCAAGCTGGAATATGGCACGATCTTGCAGGTGGTTGGAGAACGAGATGGGTGGCTGCAAATTAGCTCTCCCATTCAGGGATGGGTAGCCAAAAGCCGCACTGGCTGTCCTGGTTAG
- a CDS encoding restriction endonuclease, with translation MAGAEEYKIRIKGYQWSDLLELWHQILSRKTPDWDTGKALEYFILRAFELEGAEVVYPYSIYQGGEQIEQIDGVIYISGLACIVECKDYAPSAPISIEPIAKLRNQILRRPTGVMGSIFSTSGFTDSAITLAQFMLPQAILLWEGDDINYAVQSKLLCQSFLQKYRYCIEYGVPYYGISRGGIDLK, from the coding sequence ATGGCAGGTGCAGAAGAATATAAAATAAGAATCAAAGGATATCAGTGGAGCGATCTTCTGGAGCTATGGCATCAGATTCTGTCACGCAAAACGCCTGACTGGGATACAGGCAAAGCATTAGAGTATTTTATACTAAGGGCATTTGAGTTAGAAGGAGCAGAAGTAGTATATCCCTACAGCATTTATCAAGGTGGCGAGCAGATCGAGCAAATAGATGGTGTAATCTATATTAGCGGACTTGCGTGTATAGTTGAATGTAAGGACTACGCTCCAAGCGCTCCAATAAGTATTGAGCCAATTGCAAAGCTCCGCAACCAGATCCTACGCAGACCAACAGGAGTAATGGGCAGTATATTTAGTACAAGTGGATTTACCGATTCAGCTATTACCCTTGCCCAGTTCATGCTGCCACAAGCTATTTTGTTATGGGAAGGAGACGATATCAACTATGCTGTTCAGAGCAAATTGCTGTGTCAGTCCTTTCTCCAGAAATATCGCTATTGTATAGAGTATGGGGTTCCTTATTATGGCATTTCTAGAGGAGGTATAGATCTCAAATGA
- the menH gene encoding 2-succinyl-6-hydroxy-2,4-cyclohexadiene-1-carboxylate synthase, with protein sequence MIGESGQHFSYYTTGDSHNPPILFLHGFMGDRTEFHAVMLSLASQYYCISIDLPGHGDLLTDRDLSNYTIIDTARALIEFLNAFQIEKCHLVGYSMGGRLALYLALHFPEYFLKIVLESASPGLKTASERSDRWQSDLKLAERLETGDLELFLRQWYEQPIFAALREHPDFEKLLEQRSQNDPVALARSLRHLSVGCQPSLWEKLSENTIPLLLLVGELDLKFVNINTEMANLCQLAKLEIIPHCGHNIHFENTNLFIEKIKHFLL encoded by the coding sequence GTGATAGGCGAATCCGGTCAACATTTCAGCTACTATACAACGGGAGATTCTCACAATCCCCCCATCCTGTTTTTGCATGGCTTTATGGGCGATCGCACTGAATTCCACGCAGTCATGCTGTCTCTCGCTAGTCAATATTACTGCATCTCTATCGATTTACCCGGTCATGGCGATCTGTTAACTGATCGCGATCTCAGCAACTACACGATTATCGATACAGCACGCGCGCTAATTGAATTCCTAAATGCATTCCAAATCGAGAAATGTCATTTAGTCGGCTATTCTATGGGTGGACGACTGGCTTTATATCTGGCGCTCCATTTCCCAGAATATTTTCTTAAAATTGTACTGGAATCAGCTTCGCCTGGATTAAAAACAGCATCGGAACGGAGCGATCGCTGGCAAAGCGATCTTAAATTAGCAGAAAGACTGGAAACTGGGGATTTGGAATTATTTTTGCGTCAATGGTACGAACAACCTATATTTGCTGCGTTGAGAGAACATCCAGATTTTGAGAAATTGTTGGAGCAGCGATCGCAGAACGATCCTGTCGCTTTGGCGCGATCGCTGCGCCATCTCAGCGTAGGATGTCAGCCTTCTTTATGGGAAAAGCTAAGTGAGAATACAATTCCTCTCCTTCTATTAGTGGGGGAATTAGATCTAAAATTTGTAAATATCAATACTGAAATGGCAAACCTATGCCAATTGGCGAAACTAGAAATCATCCCTCATTGTGGGCATAACATCCATTTTGAAAACACAAATCTATTTATTGAGAAAATCAAACATTTTCTGTTATGA
- a CDS encoding AAA family ATPase, with translation MDDRQKVKQLVENLTKAIVGKDEAIQLVLVALLSGGHALLEDVPGVGKTLLAKSLAASIAGKFQRVQCTPDLLPTDITGTNIWSPRDGIFEFLPGPVFANILLADEINRATPRTQAALLEVMEETQVTVDGVSHKVPIPFFAIATQNPIEYQGTFPLPEAQLDRFALSFSLGYPSKDEELQMLQRMQTGEVGASQLEPCVTPEEVLELRRRCANVPVNATISQYIVDLVRATRDDSEVTLGVSPRGTAALQRAVQSLAFLRIMLDPNRQSDYVMPDDVKFLAPYVLGHRLIVAGRKSSKAVIDRLLHTIAVP, from the coding sequence ATGGACGATCGACAAAAAGTAAAGCAACTGGTCGAAAACCTGACTAAAGCGATCGTGGGCAAAGATGAGGCAATTCAGCTCGTACTGGTGGCTTTGCTTTCGGGGGGACACGCACTATTAGAGGATGTACCTGGAGTAGGCAAAACCTTATTAGCCAAGTCTCTAGCTGCTTCGATCGCAGGAAAATTTCAACGGGTACAATGCACGCCCGATCTACTGCCAACTGATATTACGGGTACGAATATTTGGAGTCCCCGCGATGGTATTTTCGAGTTTTTACCCGGCCCCGTTTTTGCCAATATCCTCCTGGCCGACGAAATCAACCGCGCCACACCGCGCACTCAGGCTGCTCTATTGGAAGTGATGGAAGAAACCCAGGTGACTGTTGATGGCGTTTCCCATAAAGTTCCTATACCTTTCTTTGCGATCGCCACCCAAAACCCCATTGAATACCAGGGCACTTTTCCGTTGCCCGAAGCTCAACTCGATCGCTTTGCCCTCTCGTTTAGTTTGGGGTATCCCAGCAAGGATGAAGAATTGCAGATGTTGCAACGGATGCAGACGGGTGAAGTGGGAGCCAGTCAGTTAGAGCCATGCGTTACGCCAGAGGAAGTGCTGGAACTGCGTCGTCGTTGTGCCAACGTACCTGTAAATGCCACTATTAGTCAGTATATTGTCGATTTAGTTCGTGCTACTCGCGATGATAGCGAGGTGACGCTAGGAGTTAGCCCTAGGGGAACCGCAGCGCTCCAGCGGGCTGTCCAAAGTTTAGCTTTCCTCCGCATAATGCTCGATCCAAATCGGCAATCGGACTATGTCATGCCCGATGATGTCAAGTTTCTGGCTCCTTACGTGCTGGGGCATAGATTGATTGTGGCAGGAAGGAAATCCAGCAAAGCCGTAATCGATCGCCTACTCCATACAATTGCAGTTCCTTAA
- a CDS encoding MarR family winged helix-turn-helix transcriptional regulator: MSLNKVNRTHETANGEAMQELMLETISVFFLLRAVGKRIGAVTATDGGYWGILRSLKVEGAQTVPQIARSRPVSRQHVQKLANEMIAEGVIESISNPAHQKSKLLQITAKGELVFQEISERIAQEAESLAQDMDIDELQISIKVLRRLSKQLKQMLR, translated from the coding sequence ATGTCACTCAACAAAGTAAATAGAACGCATGAGACGGCTAACGGTGAAGCGATGCAGGAGCTTATGCTCGAAACCATTTCTGTATTTTTTTTATTGAGGGCCGTGGGTAAACGGATTGGAGCAGTTACTGCTACAGATGGTGGCTATTGGGGGATACTGCGCAGCTTAAAAGTGGAGGGAGCGCAAACAGTGCCGCAAATTGCGCGATCGCGCCCCGTCTCTCGTCAGCACGTCCAAAAATTAGCCAACGAGATGATTGCTGAGGGTGTAATTGAGTCGATCTCCAACCCCGCCCACCAGAAATCAAAACTTTTACAGATCACGGCTAAAGGAGAACTTGTTTTTCAAGAGATCTCAGAACGCATAGCTCAAGAAGCTGAAAGTCTTGCCCAAGATATGGATATTGACGAGTTGCAAATCTCAATTAAAGTACTAAGACGGTTAAGCAAGCAGTTAAAGCAAATGTTGCGCTAA
- a CDS encoding class I SAM-dependent methyltransferase: MSLSSSSLEPCPAACKPSGIFKQFSNPTGWLGWCIGQLMAIKNRERSEWVIELLQVRPNDLILEVGFGSGADIGRVSALATQGFVAGIDRSDVMVKQAGRRNTAAIQAKRVELQCATSSSIPYDNAMFDKIFAINVAHFWTEPLEVLMELKRVLKPGGLLALAIQPRIPNATESTSQETGKYLVNLLAVAGFEQIRCETKYVKPVSVVCVLGTTNLA; this comes from the coding sequence ATGAGTTTGAGTTCATCTTCTCTAGAACCCTGTCCTGCTGCTTGCAAACCATCAGGTATTTTCAAACAATTTAGTAACCCAACTGGTTGGCTGGGCTGGTGCATCGGTCAGCTAATGGCAATAAAGAATCGCGAACGCAGTGAATGGGTAATTGAACTGCTGCAAGTTCGACCCAACGATCTAATCCTGGAGGTTGGTTTTGGTTCTGGTGCAGACATTGGTAGAGTGAGTGCCCTGGCAACGCAAGGATTCGTGGCTGGGATCGATCGCTCGGATGTCATGGTAAAACAGGCCGGAAGGCGCAATACAGCCGCTATTCAAGCTAAACGTGTCGAATTGCAGTGCGCTACAAGCTCGTCGATTCCTTATGATAATGCTATGTTTGATAAGATTTTTGCGATCAATGTAGCCCACTTTTGGACGGAACCATTGGAAGTACTGATGGAGTTAAAACGGGTCTTGAAACCAGGTGGTCTACTTGCACTTGCAATTCAACCTAGAATTCCTAATGCCACTGAATCAACTTCCCAAGAGACTGGTAAATATCTAGTTAATCTCCTCGCAGTTGCTGGATTCGAGCAAATTAGATGCGAAACTAAATACGTCAAACCAGTTTCAGTAGTTTGCGTTTTAGGCACTACAAACCTAGCATAA
- a CDS encoding DUF3531 family protein, protein MHVSFRECDWFDLWIWVEFQNFPSEPEKQMVDELFNSWFLLGKLGGFNAVNLQVQEMGLDISYLDYDNATAEDEMMSVMHNMGEVEYERNWARCWLDLGTADAIALDVLVNALRQFSQEYVAIEQVIIGGQNDDWPINREDLDN, encoded by the coding sequence ATGCATGTAAGTTTTCGCGAATGCGATTGGTTCGATCTGTGGATTTGGGTTGAGTTTCAGAATTTTCCCTCGGAGCCAGAAAAGCAAATGGTGGATGAGTTGTTTAACTCGTGGTTTTTGTTAGGGAAGCTGGGAGGATTCAACGCAGTTAATCTACAAGTGCAGGAGATGGGGCTGGATATTAGCTATCTCGACTACGATAATGCTACCGCCGAAGACGAGATGATGTCGGTCATGCACAATATGGGCGAAGTTGAATACGAACGCAACTGGGCTAGATGCTGGTTAGATTTGGGGACTGCTGATGCGATCGCGCTCGACGTGCTGGTTAATGCCCTGCGTCAGTTCAGTCAGGAATACGTGGCGATCGAGCAAGTCATTATTGGCGGTCAAAACGATGATTGGCCGATAAATCGGGAAGATTTAGACAACTAA
- a CDS encoding MBL fold metallo-hydrolase yields MRVTLWGTRGSLTTPKSPARIEERIRDVLYGFLKSGGKQFEDVEPYLSTLTPCQFGGFGGETLCVEVTSNQERLIIDSGSGIRRLGYQLMKDECSRGRGELHLFYTHFHWDHLAGLPFFVPLFVPGNRIHVYAVQPELPDVFRTVFQKPYFPLTLEQVDAKLEFHILKPRQPFKLADFTITPYQLDHPDPCWGYRIEADGKVFSHCVDNEMKRVTREDLGNDLPLYQGINLAVMDAQYTLLEAMEKVNWGHASASVALDIAMREGIEQVLFVHHDPAATDRKIALADEEARGYYDKALQMATNSKIRLHPVKWSFAGDGTCVDL; encoded by the coding sequence ATGCGAGTTACGCTTTGGGGAACGAGGGGTTCCCTAACAACGCCTAAATCACCTGCCAGGATTGAGGAACGTATCAGAGATGTGCTGTACGGTTTTTTGAAGTCTGGGGGCAAACAGTTCGAAGATGTTGAACCGTATCTAAGCACATTGACACCCTGTCAATTTGGAGGATTTGGGGGAGAGACTCTGTGCGTTGAGGTTACCAGCAACCAGGAACGACTAATAATTGATAGCGGTAGCGGCATCCGACGGCTGGGGTACCAACTAATGAAGGACGAATGCAGTCGGGGCAGGGGGGAATTGCATCTTTTTTATACCCATTTCCACTGGGATCATTTGGCGGGGCTGCCATTTTTTGTACCTCTATTTGTGCCTGGGAATAGAATTCATGTTTATGCCGTTCAACCAGAACTGCCAGATGTTTTTCGCACGGTGTTCCAAAAGCCTTACTTCCCTCTCACTTTAGAGCAAGTAGATGCCAAATTGGAATTTCACATTCTAAAGCCGCGCCAGCCTTTTAAGCTAGCAGATTTTACAATCACTCCCTATCAACTCGATCATCCCGATCCTTGCTGGGGCTACCGAATTGAAGCAGATGGGAAAGTTTTCTCTCACTGCGTTGATAATGAGATGAAGCGCGTCACGCGGGAAGATTTAGGTAACGATCTACCACTGTACCAGGGTATAAATTTGGCGGTGATGGACGCACAGTACACGCTGCTAGAGGCAATGGAGAAAGTTAACTGGGGACATGCTTCCGCCTCAGTTGCCCTCGATATTGCCATGCGCGAGGGTATCGAGCAGGTACTATTCGTCCACCACGATCCAGCCGCCACCGATAGAAAAATTGCCTTAGCAGATGAGGAAGCTCGGGGCTATTACGATAAAGCCTTGCAGATGGCAACTAACTCCAAAATCAGGCTCCATCCTGTGAAGTGGTCGTTTGCTGGCGATGGTACTTGCGTCGATCTTTAA
- a CDS encoding bifunctional serine/threonine-protein kinase/formylglycine-generating enzyme family protein, with amino-acid sequence MLVGTTLRNRYKIVKLLGKGGIGETYLAEDLDIPVTPKPTCVVKRLRSQAINPEITRLFQQEGEILYKLGQKCHRIPKLFAYFQEADEFFLIQEFIDGYDLSEEIVPGYKWSESEVIVLLQEILEVLELVHQENIIHRDIKPENLMRRNSDGKIVLIDFGAVKQFSGMQVNAQGQTTPTVSIGTLGYMPAEQSIGKPRLCSDIYAVGAIGIQALTGLLPRQFPEDLKTGEIVWRNLTQVSDRFANVIDTMVKLQFSQRYQSATEALQALRALPTARSSTPSSLQATTISSKTSPAVAAILNVLQPPSSLPTTPISHSYPSRRRFIIISSLVGVGVLSAIVWENFRPKSDRTPTIPNNNNRPSPLPASQTAKLPLKKATFDVVTLDSRGQETLSRQSGQFLTEDLGKGIGLVMVEISGGQFLMGSPDTELSRRSSESPQHSVAIARFFMSKYAIDQTKWQAIASLPKVERDLPANPSGFKGAELPVENISWLEAIEFCARLSKYSGRTYRLPTEAEWEYACRAGTSTPFHFGETISTNLANYYGDYTYGAGRKGEFRRTTVDVDKFKANAFGLYQMHGNVWEWCADYWHPNYQEASTDGSAWLGDGQNAQRILRGGSWGNSPGECRSASRFKAVLDYRGHDVGFRVCFSAT; translated from the coding sequence ATGCTAGTTGGTACAACCCTACGCAATCGTTACAAGATCGTCAAGCTACTAGGAAAAGGGGGAATCGGCGAAACTTATTTAGCTGAAGATCTGGATATACCCGTTACACCTAAGCCCACATGCGTTGTTAAGCGGCTGCGCTCACAGGCAATAAATCCAGAAATTACCAGATTGTTTCAGCAGGAAGGGGAAATTCTCTATAAATTGGGGCAAAAATGCCATCGGATCCCCAAACTATTTGCCTATTTTCAAGAAGCAGACGAGTTTTTCCTCATACAAGAGTTTATTGACGGTTACGATCTCAGCGAAGAGATCGTTCCAGGGTATAAGTGGTCAGAAAGTGAGGTCATCGTCCTGTTGCAAGAGATCCTGGAAGTTCTGGAGTTAGTCCACCAGGAAAATATCATTCATCGCGATATCAAACCGGAAAATCTAATGCGCCGCAACTCTGATGGGAAGATCGTGTTGATTGACTTTGGTGCTGTCAAGCAATTTAGCGGGATGCAAGTCAACGCACAAGGACAAACCACCCCAACCGTTTCGATCGGGACGCTGGGCTATATGCCTGCCGAACAATCAATTGGCAAGCCCAGACTTTGCAGCGATATCTATGCGGTGGGCGCGATCGGCATACAGGCTCTAACTGGTCTGTTGCCAAGACAATTTCCAGAAGATCTCAAGACCGGAGAGATTGTCTGGCGAAATCTCACTCAGGTCAGCGATCGCTTCGCCAATGTCATAGACACGATGGTGAAGCTGCAGTTTAGCCAGCGCTACCAATCGGCAACAGAAGCACTACAAGCCCTGAGAGCCTTGCCAACCGCCCGATCGTCAACCCCATCTTCGTTGCAGGCAACTACGATCTCCTCAAAGACATCGCCAGCAGTAGCTGCCATACTCAACGTTCTCCAGCCACCAAGCAGTTTACCCACTACTCCTATATCTCATTCTTATCCAAGTAGGCGCAGATTTATTATCATTAGTTCTTTGGTAGGAGTGGGAGTTCTCAGCGCGATCGTTTGGGAGAATTTTCGACCTAAGTCAGATCGAACTCCAACTATACCGAATAATAACAATCGACCGTCACCGCTTCCCGCATCACAGACGGCGAAATTGCCTCTCAAGAAGGCAACATTTGACGTAGTCACGCTAGATAGTCGGGGTCAAGAAACGCTCTCCCGCCAATCTGGACAGTTCCTAACTGAAGACCTGGGTAAGGGCATAGGATTGGTGATGGTAGAAATTTCAGGCGGTCAGTTTCTCATGGGATCGCCAGATACAGAACTAAGTCGCAGGAGCAGTGAAAGCCCCCAACATTCTGTCGCGATCGCTCGTTTTTTTATGAGTAAGTACGCGATCGACCAGACAAAATGGCAGGCGATCGCGTCTCTTCCTAAAGTCGAACGCGATTTGCCTGCTAATCCGTCTGGATTTAAAGGGGCAGAGTTACCCGTAGAGAATATTTCCTGGTTGGAAGCGATCGAGTTTTGCGCTCGATTATCAAAATACTCTGGGCGCACCTACAGGCTGCCAACCGAAGCAGAATGGGAATATGCCTGTCGCGCTGGAACCTCCACTCCATTCCATTTTGGAGAGACAATCTCTACAAATCTCGCCAATTACTATGGCGACTATACCTACGGCGCGGGTCGCAAAGGTGAATTCCGCAGGACAACCGTAGATGTAGATAAGTTCAAAGCCAACGCCTTTGGTCTTTATCAGATGCACGGCAATGTCTGGGAATGGTGTGCTGACTATTGGCACCCCAATTATCAGGAAGCTTCTACTGATGGCAGTGCGTGGCTGGGAGACGGTCAAAACGCCCAGAGAATTCTGCGGGGCGGGTCGTGGGGCAACAGTCCGGGCGAATGCCGATCGGCATCTCGTTTTAAAGCCGTATTAGATTATCGGGGGCACGATGTTGGTTTTCGAGTATGTTTCTCAGCGACATAA